The proteins below come from a single Vanacampus margaritifer isolate UIUO_Vmar chromosome 10, RoL_Vmar_1.0, whole genome shotgun sequence genomic window:
- the LOC144059107 gene encoding delayed-rectifier potassium channel regulatory subunit KCNS1-like isoform X3, whose protein sequence is MMVTERRARARARARSDAGEVLLRVNVGGLRRSVRRGTLQKFPDTRLAKLLQCRSEEDILTVCDDYDVQQKEFYFDRNPGLFPYLLHFYQTGKLHIMDELCVFSFRVSQEMAYWGIDDVFLDSCCSSAYHERKLGSRRRASWDGSDAGERDDMRRLHTELQHLAEARCGGVRRRLWLTLENPGYSLPSKLFSAASVAVLLASLAAMCVKSLPEYQTLDRDGNLTEGPAVDAVEVLSTCWFTLEVVMRFLLAPNRKQFLRHPLNVIDVASVLPVYVTLVCEWTLGAQSELGDLGRVLQVLRLMRIFRVLKLARHSTGLRSLGATLRHSYREVGILMLYLAVGVSVFSGMAYTAEYQQDTGLDTIPACWWWGTVSMTTVGYGDLVPVTTAGRLAAGGCILAGTLVVALPITLIFNKFSHFYRRQKALEASVRSGPRAVLNVDMAASHDLVRYAVTYTSSARQPFGSIIIIII, encoded by the exons ATGATGGTGACGGAGCGTCGTGCGCGTGCGCGGGCGCGTGCGCGGTCGGATGCGGGCGAGGTTCTGCTGCGCGTCAACGTAGGCGGGCTGAGACGCAGCGTCCGCCGCGGCACCCTCCAGAAGTTTCCCGACACCAGGCTGGCAAAGTTGCTGCAGTGCCGCTCGGAAGAGGACATCCTGACG GTGTGCGACGACTACGACGTGCAGCAGAAGGAATTCTACTTTGACAGGAACCCGGGCCTCTTCCCGTACCTGCTGCACTTCTACCAGACGGGAAAACTTCACATCATGGACGAGCTGTGCGTCTTCTCCTTCAG GGTCAGTCAGGAGATGGCGTACTGGGGCATCGACGACGTCTTCCTGGACTCGTGCTGCAGCTCGGCTTATCACGAGCGCAAGCTGGGAAGCCGCCGGCGGGCCAGCTGGGACGGCAGCGACGCCGGCGAGCGTGACGACATGCGCCGACTGCACAC GGAGCTGCAGCACCTGGCCGAGGCGCGCTGCGGCGGCGTGCGCCGGCGTCTGTGGCTGACGCTGGAGAATCCGGGCTACTCGCTTCCCAGCAAATTGTTCAGCGCCGCCTCGGTGGCCGTGTTGCTGGCCTCGCTGGCCGCCATGTGCGTCAAGAGCCTTCCCGAATATCAG ACGTTGGACCGGGACGGCAACTTGACGGAGGGGCCCGCCGTCGACGCGGTGGAAGTCCTCAGCACCTGCTGGTTCACCTTGGAG GTGGTGATGCGCTTCCTGCTGGCTCCAAACAGGAAGCAGTTTTTGCGCCACCCTCTCAACGTGATCGACGTGGCGTCCGTTCTTCCCGTCTACGTGACACTAGTGTGCGAATGGACGCTGGGCGCCCAGTCGGAGCTGGGAGACCTGGGTCGCGTGCTCCAG GTTTTGCGGCTGATGCGGATCTTCCGAGTTCTGAAGCTGGCTCGCCACTCCACCGGCCTGCGCTCACTGGGGGCCACGCTCAGG cacAGTTACCGCGAGGTGGGCATCCTGATGCTCTACTTGGCCGTGGGCGTGTCCGTCTTCTCCGGGATGGCCTACACCGCAGAGTACCAGCAG GACACGGGCCTGGACACCATCCCGGCGTGCTGGTGGTGGGGGACGGTGAGCATGACCACGGTGGGCTACGGCGACCTGGTGCCCGTCACCACGGCCGGCAGGCTGGCGGCCGGCGGCTGCATTCTGGCCGGCACCCTGGTGGTGGCGCTGCCCATCACGCTCATCTTCAACAAGTTCTCACACTTCTACCGGCGGCAGAAGGCGCTGGAGGCGTCCGTCCGTAGCGGTCCGAGGGCCGTGCTCAACGTGGACATGGCCGCCTCCCACGACCTTGTGCGGTACGCAGTCACGTATACGTCGTCGGCCCGGCAACCATTTGGatcgataataataataataatctaa
- the LOC144059107 gene encoding delayed-rectifier potassium channel regulatory subunit KCNS1-like isoform X2 → MMVTERRARARARARSDAGEVLLRVNVGGLRRSVRRGTLQKFPDTRLAKLLQCRSEEDILTVCDDYDVQQKEFYFDRNPGLFPYLLHFYQTGKLHIMDELCVFSFSQEMAYWGIDDVFLDSCCSSAYHERKLGSRRRASWDGSDAGERDDMRRLHTELQHLAEARCGGVRRRLWLTLENPGYSLPSKLFSAASVAVLLASLAAMCVKSLPEYQTLDRDGNLTEGPAVDAVEVLSTCWFTLEVRACARTWVKVVMRFLLAPNRKQFLRHPLNVIDVASVLPVYVTLVCEWTLGAQSELGDLGRVLQVLRLMRIFRVLKLARHSTGLRSLGATLRHSYREVGILMLYLAVGVSVFSGMAYTAEYQQDTGLDTIPACWWWGTVSMTTVGYGDLVPVTTAGRLAAGGCILAGTLVVALPITLIFNKFSHFYRRQKALEASVRSGPRAVLNVDMAASHDLVRYAVTYTSSARQPFGSIIIIII, encoded by the exons ATGATGGTGACGGAGCGTCGTGCGCGTGCGCGGGCGCGTGCGCGGTCGGATGCGGGCGAGGTTCTGCTGCGCGTCAACGTAGGCGGGCTGAGACGCAGCGTCCGCCGCGGCACCCTCCAGAAGTTTCCCGACACCAGGCTGGCAAAGTTGCTGCAGTGCCGCTCGGAAGAGGACATCCTGACG GTGTGCGACGACTACGACGTGCAGCAGAAGGAATTCTACTTTGACAGGAACCCGGGCCTCTTCCCGTACCTGCTGCACTTCTACCAGACGGGAAAACTTCACATCATGGACGAGCTGTGCGTCTTCTCCTTCAG TCAGGAGATGGCGTACTGGGGCATCGACGACGTCTTCCTGGACTCGTGCTGCAGCTCGGCTTATCACGAGCGCAAGCTGGGAAGCCGCCGGCGGGCCAGCTGGGACGGCAGCGACGCCGGCGAGCGTGACGACATGCGCCGACTGCACAC GGAGCTGCAGCACCTGGCCGAGGCGCGCTGCGGCGGCGTGCGCCGGCGTCTGTGGCTGACGCTGGAGAATCCGGGCTACTCGCTTCCCAGCAAATTGTTCAGCGCCGCCTCGGTGGCCGTGTTGCTGGCCTCGCTGGCCGCCATGTGCGTCAAGAGCCTTCCCGAATATCAG ACGTTGGACCGGGACGGCAACTTGACGGAGGGGCCCGCCGTCGACGCGGTGGAAGTCCTCAGCACCTGCTGGTTCACCTTGGAGGTGCGTGCATGCGCACGCACGTGGGTCAAG GTGGTGATGCGCTTCCTGCTGGCTCCAAACAGGAAGCAGTTTTTGCGCCACCCTCTCAACGTGATCGACGTGGCGTCCGTTCTTCCCGTCTACGTGACACTAGTGTGCGAATGGACGCTGGGCGCCCAGTCGGAGCTGGGAGACCTGGGTCGCGTGCTCCAG GTTTTGCGGCTGATGCGGATCTTCCGAGTTCTGAAGCTGGCTCGCCACTCCACCGGCCTGCGCTCACTGGGGGCCACGCTCAGG cacAGTTACCGCGAGGTGGGCATCCTGATGCTCTACTTGGCCGTGGGCGTGTCCGTCTTCTCCGGGATGGCCTACACCGCAGAGTACCAGCAG GACACGGGCCTGGACACCATCCCGGCGTGCTGGTGGTGGGGGACGGTGAGCATGACCACGGTGGGCTACGGCGACCTGGTGCCCGTCACCACGGCCGGCAGGCTGGCGGCCGGCGGCTGCATTCTGGCCGGCACCCTGGTGGTGGCGCTGCCCATCACGCTCATCTTCAACAAGTTCTCACACTTCTACCGGCGGCAGAAGGCGCTGGAGGCGTCCGTCCGTAGCGGTCCGAGGGCCGTGCTCAACGTGGACATGGCCGCCTCCCACGACCTTGTGCGGTACGCAGTCACGTATACGTCGTCGGCCCGGCAACCATTTGGatcgataataataataataatctaa
- the LOC144059107 gene encoding delayed-rectifier potassium channel regulatory subunit KCNS1-like isoform X1, producing MMVTERRARARARARSDAGEVLLRVNVGGLRRSVRRGTLQKFPDTRLAKLLQCRSEEDILTVCDDYDVQQKEFYFDRNPGLFPYLLHFYQTGKLHIMDELCVFSFRVSQEMAYWGIDDVFLDSCCSSAYHERKLGSRRRASWDGSDAGERDDMRRLHTELQHLAEARCGGVRRRLWLTLENPGYSLPSKLFSAASVAVLLASLAAMCVKSLPEYQTLDRDGNLTEGPAVDAVEVLSTCWFTLEVRACARTWVKVVMRFLLAPNRKQFLRHPLNVIDVASVLPVYVTLVCEWTLGAQSELGDLGRVLQVLRLMRIFRVLKLARHSTGLRSLGATLRHSYREVGILMLYLAVGVSVFSGMAYTAEYQQDTGLDTIPACWWWGTVSMTTVGYGDLVPVTTAGRLAAGGCILAGTLVVALPITLIFNKFSHFYRRQKALEASVRSGPRAVLNVDMAASHDLVRYAVTYTSSARQPFGSIIIIII from the exons ATGATGGTGACGGAGCGTCGTGCGCGTGCGCGGGCGCGTGCGCGGTCGGATGCGGGCGAGGTTCTGCTGCGCGTCAACGTAGGCGGGCTGAGACGCAGCGTCCGCCGCGGCACCCTCCAGAAGTTTCCCGACACCAGGCTGGCAAAGTTGCTGCAGTGCCGCTCGGAAGAGGACATCCTGACG GTGTGCGACGACTACGACGTGCAGCAGAAGGAATTCTACTTTGACAGGAACCCGGGCCTCTTCCCGTACCTGCTGCACTTCTACCAGACGGGAAAACTTCACATCATGGACGAGCTGTGCGTCTTCTCCTTCAG GGTCAGTCAGGAGATGGCGTACTGGGGCATCGACGACGTCTTCCTGGACTCGTGCTGCAGCTCGGCTTATCACGAGCGCAAGCTGGGAAGCCGCCGGCGGGCCAGCTGGGACGGCAGCGACGCCGGCGAGCGTGACGACATGCGCCGACTGCACAC GGAGCTGCAGCACCTGGCCGAGGCGCGCTGCGGCGGCGTGCGCCGGCGTCTGTGGCTGACGCTGGAGAATCCGGGCTACTCGCTTCCCAGCAAATTGTTCAGCGCCGCCTCGGTGGCCGTGTTGCTGGCCTCGCTGGCCGCCATGTGCGTCAAGAGCCTTCCCGAATATCAG ACGTTGGACCGGGACGGCAACTTGACGGAGGGGCCCGCCGTCGACGCGGTGGAAGTCCTCAGCACCTGCTGGTTCACCTTGGAGGTGCGTGCATGCGCACGCACGTGGGTCAAG GTGGTGATGCGCTTCCTGCTGGCTCCAAACAGGAAGCAGTTTTTGCGCCACCCTCTCAACGTGATCGACGTGGCGTCCGTTCTTCCCGTCTACGTGACACTAGTGTGCGAATGGACGCTGGGCGCCCAGTCGGAGCTGGGAGACCTGGGTCGCGTGCTCCAG GTTTTGCGGCTGATGCGGATCTTCCGAGTTCTGAAGCTGGCTCGCCACTCCACCGGCCTGCGCTCACTGGGGGCCACGCTCAGG cacAGTTACCGCGAGGTGGGCATCCTGATGCTCTACTTGGCCGTGGGCGTGTCCGTCTTCTCCGGGATGGCCTACACCGCAGAGTACCAGCAG GACACGGGCCTGGACACCATCCCGGCGTGCTGGTGGTGGGGGACGGTGAGCATGACCACGGTGGGCTACGGCGACCTGGTGCCCGTCACCACGGCCGGCAGGCTGGCGGCCGGCGGCTGCATTCTGGCCGGCACCCTGGTGGTGGCGCTGCCCATCACGCTCATCTTCAACAAGTTCTCACACTTCTACCGGCGGCAGAAGGCGCTGGAGGCGTCCGTCCGTAGCGGTCCGAGGGCCGTGCTCAACGTGGACATGGCCGCCTCCCACGACCTTGTGCGGTACGCAGTCACGTATACGTCGTCGGCCCGGCAACCATTTGGatcgataataataataataatctaa
- the LOC144059107 gene encoding delayed-rectifier potassium channel regulatory subunit KCNS1-like isoform X4, with protein sequence MMVTERRARARARARSDAGEVLLRVNVGGLRRSVRRGTLQKFPDTRLAKLLQCRSEEDILTVCDDYDVQQKEFYFDRNPGLFPYLLHFYQTGKLHIMDELCVFSFSQEMAYWGIDDVFLDSCCSSAYHERKLGSRRRASWDGSDAGERDDMRRLHTELQHLAEARCGGVRRRLWLTLENPGYSLPSKLFSAASVAVLLASLAAMCVKSLPEYQTLDRDGNLTEGPAVDAVEVLSTCWFTLEVVMRFLLAPNRKQFLRHPLNVIDVASVLPVYVTLVCEWTLGAQSELGDLGRVLQVLRLMRIFRVLKLARHSTGLRSLGATLRHSYREVGILMLYLAVGVSVFSGMAYTAEYQQDTGLDTIPACWWWGTVSMTTVGYGDLVPVTTAGRLAAGGCILAGTLVVALPITLIFNKFSHFYRRQKALEASVRSGPRAVLNVDMAASHDLVRYAVTYTSSARQPFGSIIIIII encoded by the exons ATGATGGTGACGGAGCGTCGTGCGCGTGCGCGGGCGCGTGCGCGGTCGGATGCGGGCGAGGTTCTGCTGCGCGTCAACGTAGGCGGGCTGAGACGCAGCGTCCGCCGCGGCACCCTCCAGAAGTTTCCCGACACCAGGCTGGCAAAGTTGCTGCAGTGCCGCTCGGAAGAGGACATCCTGACG GTGTGCGACGACTACGACGTGCAGCAGAAGGAATTCTACTTTGACAGGAACCCGGGCCTCTTCCCGTACCTGCTGCACTTCTACCAGACGGGAAAACTTCACATCATGGACGAGCTGTGCGTCTTCTCCTTCAG TCAGGAGATGGCGTACTGGGGCATCGACGACGTCTTCCTGGACTCGTGCTGCAGCTCGGCTTATCACGAGCGCAAGCTGGGAAGCCGCCGGCGGGCCAGCTGGGACGGCAGCGACGCCGGCGAGCGTGACGACATGCGCCGACTGCACAC GGAGCTGCAGCACCTGGCCGAGGCGCGCTGCGGCGGCGTGCGCCGGCGTCTGTGGCTGACGCTGGAGAATCCGGGCTACTCGCTTCCCAGCAAATTGTTCAGCGCCGCCTCGGTGGCCGTGTTGCTGGCCTCGCTGGCCGCCATGTGCGTCAAGAGCCTTCCCGAATATCAG ACGTTGGACCGGGACGGCAACTTGACGGAGGGGCCCGCCGTCGACGCGGTGGAAGTCCTCAGCACCTGCTGGTTCACCTTGGAG GTGGTGATGCGCTTCCTGCTGGCTCCAAACAGGAAGCAGTTTTTGCGCCACCCTCTCAACGTGATCGACGTGGCGTCCGTTCTTCCCGTCTACGTGACACTAGTGTGCGAATGGACGCTGGGCGCCCAGTCGGAGCTGGGAGACCTGGGTCGCGTGCTCCAG GTTTTGCGGCTGATGCGGATCTTCCGAGTTCTGAAGCTGGCTCGCCACTCCACCGGCCTGCGCTCACTGGGGGCCACGCTCAGG cacAGTTACCGCGAGGTGGGCATCCTGATGCTCTACTTGGCCGTGGGCGTGTCCGTCTTCTCCGGGATGGCCTACACCGCAGAGTACCAGCAG GACACGGGCCTGGACACCATCCCGGCGTGCTGGTGGTGGGGGACGGTGAGCATGACCACGGTGGGCTACGGCGACCTGGTGCCCGTCACCACGGCCGGCAGGCTGGCGGCCGGCGGCTGCATTCTGGCCGGCACCCTGGTGGTGGCGCTGCCCATCACGCTCATCTTCAACAAGTTCTCACACTTCTACCGGCGGCAGAAGGCGCTGGAGGCGTCCGTCCGTAGCGGTCCGAGGGCCGTGCTCAACGTGGACATGGCCGCCTCCCACGACCTTGTGCGGTACGCAGTCACGTATACGTCGTCGGCCCGGCAACCATTTGGatcgataataataataataatctaa
- the LOC144059107 gene encoding delayed-rectifier potassium channel regulatory subunit KCNS1-like isoform X8, translating into MDELCVFSFRVSQEMAYWGIDDVFLDSCCSSAYHERKLGSRRRASWDGSDAGERDDMRRLHTELQHLAEARCGGVRRRLWLTLENPGYSLPSKLFSAASVAVLLASLAAMCVKSLPEYQTLDRDGNLTEGPAVDAVEVLSTCWFTLEVRACARTWVKVVMRFLLAPNRKQFLRHPLNVIDVASVLPVYVTLVCEWTLGAQSELGDLGRVLQVLRLMRIFRVLKLARHSTGLRSLGATLRHSYREVGILMLYLAVGVSVFSGMAYTAEYQQDTGLDTIPACWWWGTVSMTTVGYGDLVPVTTAGRLAAGGCILAGTLVVALPITLIFNKFSHFYRRQKALEASVRSGPRAVLNVDMAASHDLVRYAVTYTSSARQPFGSIIIIII; encoded by the exons ATGGACGAGCTGTGCGTCTTCTCCTTCAG GGTCAGTCAGGAGATGGCGTACTGGGGCATCGACGACGTCTTCCTGGACTCGTGCTGCAGCTCGGCTTATCACGAGCGCAAGCTGGGAAGCCGCCGGCGGGCCAGCTGGGACGGCAGCGACGCCGGCGAGCGTGACGACATGCGCCGACTGCACAC GGAGCTGCAGCACCTGGCCGAGGCGCGCTGCGGCGGCGTGCGCCGGCGTCTGTGGCTGACGCTGGAGAATCCGGGCTACTCGCTTCCCAGCAAATTGTTCAGCGCCGCCTCGGTGGCCGTGTTGCTGGCCTCGCTGGCCGCCATGTGCGTCAAGAGCCTTCCCGAATATCAG ACGTTGGACCGGGACGGCAACTTGACGGAGGGGCCCGCCGTCGACGCGGTGGAAGTCCTCAGCACCTGCTGGTTCACCTTGGAGGTGCGTGCATGCGCACGCACGTGGGTCAAG GTGGTGATGCGCTTCCTGCTGGCTCCAAACAGGAAGCAGTTTTTGCGCCACCCTCTCAACGTGATCGACGTGGCGTCCGTTCTTCCCGTCTACGTGACACTAGTGTGCGAATGGACGCTGGGCGCCCAGTCGGAGCTGGGAGACCTGGGTCGCGTGCTCCAG GTTTTGCGGCTGATGCGGATCTTCCGAGTTCTGAAGCTGGCTCGCCACTCCACCGGCCTGCGCTCACTGGGGGCCACGCTCAGG cacAGTTACCGCGAGGTGGGCATCCTGATGCTCTACTTGGCCGTGGGCGTGTCCGTCTTCTCCGGGATGGCCTACACCGCAGAGTACCAGCAG GACACGGGCCTGGACACCATCCCGGCGTGCTGGTGGTGGGGGACGGTGAGCATGACCACGGTGGGCTACGGCGACCTGGTGCCCGTCACCACGGCCGGCAGGCTGGCGGCCGGCGGCTGCATTCTGGCCGGCACCCTGGTGGTGGCGCTGCCCATCACGCTCATCTTCAACAAGTTCTCACACTTCTACCGGCGGCAGAAGGCGCTGGAGGCGTCCGTCCGTAGCGGTCCGAGGGCCGTGCTCAACGTGGACATGGCCGCCTCCCACGACCTTGTGCGGTACGCAGTCACGTATACGTCGTCGGCCCGGCAACCATTTGGatcgataataataataataatctaa
- the LOC144059107 gene encoding delayed-rectifier potassium channel regulatory subunit KCNS1-like isoform X5: MMVTERRARARARARSDAGEVLLRVNVGGLRRSVRRGTLQKFPDTRLAKLLQCRSEEDILTVCDDYDVQQKEFYFDRNPGLFPYLLHFYQTGKLHIMDELCVFSFRVSQEMAYWGIDDVFLDSCCSSAYHERKLGSRRRASWDGSDAGERDDMRRLHTELQHLAEARCGGVRRRLWLTLENPGYSLPSKLFSAASVAVLLASLAAMCVKSLPEYQTLDRDGNLTEGPAVDAVEVLSTCWFTLEVRACARTWVKVVMRFLLAPNRKQFLRHPLNVIDVASVLPVYVTLVCEWTLGAQSELGDLGRVLQVLRLMRIFRVLKLARHSTGLRSLGATLRHSYREVGILMLYLAVGVSVFSGMAYTAEYQQDTGLDTIPACWWWGTVSMTTVGYGDLVPVTTAGRLAAGGCILAGTLVVALPITLIFNKFSHFYRRQKALEASVRSGPRAVLNVDMAASHDLVRVGC, from the exons ATGATGGTGACGGAGCGTCGTGCGCGTGCGCGGGCGCGTGCGCGGTCGGATGCGGGCGAGGTTCTGCTGCGCGTCAACGTAGGCGGGCTGAGACGCAGCGTCCGCCGCGGCACCCTCCAGAAGTTTCCCGACACCAGGCTGGCAAAGTTGCTGCAGTGCCGCTCGGAAGAGGACATCCTGACG GTGTGCGACGACTACGACGTGCAGCAGAAGGAATTCTACTTTGACAGGAACCCGGGCCTCTTCCCGTACCTGCTGCACTTCTACCAGACGGGAAAACTTCACATCATGGACGAGCTGTGCGTCTTCTCCTTCAG GGTCAGTCAGGAGATGGCGTACTGGGGCATCGACGACGTCTTCCTGGACTCGTGCTGCAGCTCGGCTTATCACGAGCGCAAGCTGGGAAGCCGCCGGCGGGCCAGCTGGGACGGCAGCGACGCCGGCGAGCGTGACGACATGCGCCGACTGCACAC GGAGCTGCAGCACCTGGCCGAGGCGCGCTGCGGCGGCGTGCGCCGGCGTCTGTGGCTGACGCTGGAGAATCCGGGCTACTCGCTTCCCAGCAAATTGTTCAGCGCCGCCTCGGTGGCCGTGTTGCTGGCCTCGCTGGCCGCCATGTGCGTCAAGAGCCTTCCCGAATATCAG ACGTTGGACCGGGACGGCAACTTGACGGAGGGGCCCGCCGTCGACGCGGTGGAAGTCCTCAGCACCTGCTGGTTCACCTTGGAGGTGCGTGCATGCGCACGCACGTGGGTCAAG GTGGTGATGCGCTTCCTGCTGGCTCCAAACAGGAAGCAGTTTTTGCGCCACCCTCTCAACGTGATCGACGTGGCGTCCGTTCTTCCCGTCTACGTGACACTAGTGTGCGAATGGACGCTGGGCGCCCAGTCGGAGCTGGGAGACCTGGGTCGCGTGCTCCAG GTTTTGCGGCTGATGCGGATCTTCCGAGTTCTGAAGCTGGCTCGCCACTCCACCGGCCTGCGCTCACTGGGGGCCACGCTCAGG cacAGTTACCGCGAGGTGGGCATCCTGATGCTCTACTTGGCCGTGGGCGTGTCCGTCTTCTCCGGGATGGCCTACACCGCAGAGTACCAGCAG GACACGGGCCTGGACACCATCCCGGCGTGCTGGTGGTGGGGGACGGTGAGCATGACCACGGTGGGCTACGGCGACCTGGTGCCCGTCACCACGGCCGGCAGGCTGGCGGCCGGCGGCTGCATTCTGGCCGGCACCCTGGTGGTGGCGCTGCCCATCACGCTCATCTTCAACAAGTTCTCACACTTCTACCGGCGGCAGAAGGCGCTGGAGGCGTCCGTCCGTAGCGGTCCGAGGGCCGTGCTCAACGTGGACATGGCCGCCTCCCACGACCTTGTGCG
- the LOC144059107 gene encoding delayed-rectifier potassium channel regulatory subunit KCNS2-like isoform X6, with product MMVTERRARARARARSDAGEVLLRVNVGGLRRSVRRGTLQKFPDTRLAKLLQCRSEEDILTVCDDYDVQQKEFYFDRNPGLFPYLLHFYQTGKLHIMDELCVFSFRVSQEMAYWGIDDVFLDSCCSSAYHERKLGSRRRASWDGSDAGERDDMRRLHTELQHLAEARCGGVRRRLWLTLENPGYSLPSKLFSAASVAVLLASLAAMCVKSLPEYQTLDRDGNLTEGPAVDAVEVLSTCWFTLEVRACARTWVKVVMRFLLAPNRKQFLRHPLNVIDVASVLPVYVTLVCEWTLGAQSELGDLGRVLQVPPSTGRPTDRPALPLMLFLFRPSGFAADADLPSSEAGSPLHRPALTGGHAQAQLPRGGHPDALLGRGRVRLLRDGLHRRVPAGSDAEGISWRRQ from the exons ATGATGGTGACGGAGCGTCGTGCGCGTGCGCGGGCGCGTGCGCGGTCGGATGCGGGCGAGGTTCTGCTGCGCGTCAACGTAGGCGGGCTGAGACGCAGCGTCCGCCGCGGCACCCTCCAGAAGTTTCCCGACACCAGGCTGGCAAAGTTGCTGCAGTGCCGCTCGGAAGAGGACATCCTGACG GTGTGCGACGACTACGACGTGCAGCAGAAGGAATTCTACTTTGACAGGAACCCGGGCCTCTTCCCGTACCTGCTGCACTTCTACCAGACGGGAAAACTTCACATCATGGACGAGCTGTGCGTCTTCTCCTTCAG GGTCAGTCAGGAGATGGCGTACTGGGGCATCGACGACGTCTTCCTGGACTCGTGCTGCAGCTCGGCTTATCACGAGCGCAAGCTGGGAAGCCGCCGGCGGGCCAGCTGGGACGGCAGCGACGCCGGCGAGCGTGACGACATGCGCCGACTGCACAC GGAGCTGCAGCACCTGGCCGAGGCGCGCTGCGGCGGCGTGCGCCGGCGTCTGTGGCTGACGCTGGAGAATCCGGGCTACTCGCTTCCCAGCAAATTGTTCAGCGCCGCCTCGGTGGCCGTGTTGCTGGCCTCGCTGGCCGCCATGTGCGTCAAGAGCCTTCCCGAATATCAG ACGTTGGACCGGGACGGCAACTTGACGGAGGGGCCCGCCGTCGACGCGGTGGAAGTCCTCAGCACCTGCTGGTTCACCTTGGAGGTGCGTGCATGCGCACGCACGTGGGTCAAG GTGGTGATGCGCTTCCTGCTGGCTCCAAACAGGAAGCAGTTTTTGCGCCACCCTCTCAACGTGATCGACGTGGCGTCCGTTCTTCCCGTCTACGTGACACTAGTGTGCGAATGGACGCTGGGCGCCCAGTCGGAGCTGGGAGACCTGGGTCGCGTGCTCCAGGTGCCGCCGTCGACCGGTCGGCCGACTGACCGGCCGGCGCTCCCGttgatgctttttttgtttcgtcCTTCAGGTTTTGCGGCTGATGCGGATCTTCCGAGTTCTGAAGCTGGCTCGCCACTCCACCGGCCTGCGCTCACTGGGGGCCACGCTCAGG cacAGTTACCGCGAGGTGGGCATCCTGATGCTCTACTTGGCCGTGGGCGTGTCCGTCTTCTCCGGGATGGCCTACACCGCAGAGTACCAGCAG